ACCAGGACGTGCCTCCCGAAGGACATATACATCCACGTGTCTATGTCGCGGTGAACGTTAATAAATGTTTTTCAAGTATGTTTGAACTTAATTTAATACACTAGGCTAAAGGCGTCTGAGTATTTTTAACATATTTATTGTAAAAAGTGTCTACTGGTTAGCGAGTTAAGCCAGGCACGCTCATCCGGCTCTCGCAGACCTCGACTATTGTGATTGCGTCATATAGTCGATGTCCTCTGTAATCCCCTACCACCACTTCAGTGGTCCGTCCTGGGGTCATGAGCGAGGCTACCTCATCCCGTAACTACTTCCTTAAGGGAGTCCTCCAGGATGTCCAGACCCTTATGCAGTAGCTCCTCCTCAATCGTCAGCGGCGGGTGGAGCCTCACCACGTTGAGGAGTAGGCCAGCCCGTAGGAGCAGTAACCCCTTCTCCCTGGCCTTGCTTATGAGTTTCGAAGTCTCCTCCACGGCCGGCTCCTTAGTCCTGTGATTCCTAACCAGCTCCATGGACAACATGACCCCTAAACCCCTCACATCTCCCACCAGCTCATACCTCTCGTGCATCTCATCCAACCTCCTCCTAATGACCCGGCCTAACCTCTCAGCCCTCTCAACCAGCTTATCCCTAATCATTATCTCTATCACCTTAAGAGCCACCGCACACGATACTGGATTCCCCCCGTAGGTGCCTCCGAAACTCCCCGGATACGTCCTTTCCATGATTTCTTTCCTACCTACCACAGCGGACAGCGGCAGCCCGTTGGCCATCGCCTTAGCCGTTATCATTACGTCAGGCTCGACACCGAAATGTTCTACAGCCCACCACCTGCCCGTCCTCGCCCAGCCTGACTGGACTTCATCGTCTATCAGCAGTATCTCGTGCGCCTCGAGGAATTTCTTCAACTCCCTAACGTAATCTGGGGGCGGCACTATGAAGCCACCCTCCCCCTGAATCATCTCCATGATGAAGGCGGCCACCCTCTCTGGAGGGGTTCTCACGTGGGTGAGCCACTTAACGATGTAGTCTAGGCATGCCAAACCGCACTCAGGGTGTTCGTGTTTTAGAGGACATCTGTAGCAGTATGGGTACGGAACGAACTCGACGCCGGGTATGAGGGGCTCCAACCCTACCTTATAGGGCTTGTGCTTTCCGGTGGTCGCTAACGCGTACCCGTACGTCCCCCTGCCGTGGAAGGAGTTCTCATAGGAGACCACCACAGGCCTGCCGGTGACCTGCCTAGCAATCTTAATAGCGTTCTCAGTCGCTTCGGAGCCGCTGTTCTGGAGGAGGACCTGCTTCTCTGAGGGCCCCGGAGCTATCTTAGCCAGCTTCTCAGCCAGCTCAACGTACGGTCTGTAGTTGGCGACCATGAAGCACACGTGCCACAACTTCCTCAACTGTTCCTCAGCAGCCTTAACTAACTCTGGGTTGGCGTGACCTAGGGAGGTGACCCCTATACCGCTGGTGAAGTCTATGTAAGCCCTGCCATTGACATCGTAGAGTAGTGCGTTCTCCCCCCTCTCAACCGTTATTGGATGGTAGACCGCAACGCCCCTCATGACGTACCTACCACGTAAATCTAGATAAGGATCTGACACGCATCATACCAATTACAGTAACTCCCGAACACCACTTAAATACTGAGCACCTTAAGCTCGAGTTGTTCAAGGCAGTCCTGAAGCCTGTGTTAGGGACGCGTTCAGGCAAGCAATGTTCTGCAGGTCTTGCGAGTTGGGGGACTCAAACACGGTTTGAGGACGCTAAGCCTCGCTCATGCGCTCAACCTCAATCAACATCTTTTCATGGATCCTCTCATCGTTAACTATCTTGTCGAGCAACGCCTCAACTATTCGCGATATTCCGGCCGGCTGTGTTTTGAGGTGTTCCCTGATTAGGGGGAGTGCTAGTTGCTGGTACGTTTCCTCCCCAATCGCTACCTCAACCCATTTCTGACCCTCAATGAACTCCTTTAACGAGGCTGTCTTACCGCCCCTCAAATTGAGGATGGCATTGCTGACCATACGCCATGGCCCCCCCTACCACTTCCTCGCAGCTGTCAACAGGCTCATACGCCTTCGCTGCCTTACCGAGCATCTCAATGACTGACGCGTGCAGGTTGCTCTCCATGGATATGCTCTTCAGAGCCGCGTAGAGAATCCCGGTTGCATCACCCTGCTTTAGCACTTTCTCAGCGAAGAGATCTATCGCCAATGCAGTGATCTTCTCGAGCTCTGAAGTGCAGTACAACACCACGCCCAGAGACGTCATTTCCCTCACCAAGATACTCCCCATTCCAAGGCTTAAATTGCTGTGTTATCGCACCGTGCGACGCCCGTCGAAGTAGGGGTCCTTAACTCATTTGAAGAGGGTCCTCGATCCTTAAGGGCTGGTTTTCCTCAGTAGGTGCTATGCTGGCTACACCGTCGTCGCTGAATACATAGACACCCCTCTCCACGCGGATGAGCCTGCCCGTTGCCGACGAGTGTACTGGAGTTCCGCCGATCCAGGTCAGGATATCGCCCTTCCTTATGTGTGCGCCCGGCTCTACGGCGGGTTTCGGGAACCCCTCCGCTGAAGCCCTCACTTGAACTAGCTTGCCGTAGTAGGTCTTCCCTGTAGGGCGGGCGGCAGGACCGTTACCACTAACCACCCCGAGGCCTGCTAAAGTCCCGAGGGCAACTCTGAAGAGAGTCTCCCCCCACTCCTCACTGTAGTACCCGTCGCCGCCAACGGTCTCTATAATTGCTGCAGGTATGCCGCTGTGCGCGGCCTCGACGAACAGCTGACCGCGCGTGCCGGCGGACTCCACGACAACGTCCCACGGTATTAAGTCGGTGAACTCCCTGACTCTAGGGAATTCCCTGTGGAGGGCAAGCACATACTGATATGAATTCAGGCCAGCGCAGTGGAGATCCAGCACGTAGTCGGACGAGGACGCAAGCTCCCACACGAACTTGACTACCTTCCTAGTGACGGTGGAGCCAGCCCCTTCAGGGAAGACCCTGTTCATGTCTACGTAGTCCACCGGATTGAACCTCGTCCTGGCATTAAATCCCAACACATTAACCACAGGCACTACAGTCACAGCCCCCTCAACACCGTCCCTCAGTCTCAGATATTCAATCAGCTTGTAAGCAACGTAGACCCCCGTAACTTCATCGCCATGTATAGCGGCCGTAATCAAAACTCGCGGGGACCTCCTAGACCCGAAGACGTAGTGCTTAAGCCTAAGTCCAGGCAGATCTAAAGACCGTGAACTCACGAGCACCCCTGGATATTCTAGGGGCTAATCAATAAAATAGCGTGTAGGAACTGAAAGGCGGTGTATGGTAGGGTCTAGGCTTAGATAATGTAATCATCAAAAAGCCAAGATAACATGTTAAAATTATTTAATATTATATTTATTATATTATATATTTAGGGGTGTGACGCATGGATTATTCCCTCACCACCGGCAGTGGCGAGTTAGATGCGTTAATTGGGGGACTACTGCCTCGCAGTATGGTGCTAGTTGTTGGTCATCCCGGTGCCGGTAAGACCACACTCGCTTCTCAGATCTGCTACGCCAATACCTTGAGAGGGAAAAAGTGTCTATACGTGACCTTCTACGAGGATAAAGATAAGCTCTTCAGGAATATGAGTAGATTAGGTATAAACTTGTCTGAAGCCGAGAGTAAGGGACTCCTTAGTTATGTGAAGTTACCGACGATTTCTGTAGATGAGATGTTGAAGGTCATGACGGAGCTCTTAACCAGAGGCTCCTATGATGTGGTAGTCATAGATTCCATAAACCCCACGCTCGAGCTAAGCGAGCCGAAGGAAGCTCAGAGGGCAGTCCTACTGAACTTCTTCTACCAGCTGGTCAACATCATAAACGGACTGTTAATAGTCTCTGCGGAGATACCTCTGGGCAGGGAATCGCTGAACCTTGGTTCAGTAGAGTTCGTTGCTGATGCCATAATCTACTTGAAGCACAGGGTGACGTACGGCTCGCTATCGCGCGTGCTGGAGATCAGGAAGATACGTGGGGCACCGCTCTCAATCGTCGAGTTTCCGTTCTCGATTGTTGAGGGTAAAGGACTTAAGGTGTACATACCTCCGAGGCTTGAGAGGGTTATTGCAGGTAAGGGTGAGACGTTTAAAACGACCTTGAGCGCCATTCCAGAGCTCGTCGGACCCATTAACAGAGGTGACCTCGTGTTCATCAGCAACCCGCCACACGGAAGGACGCCCTTGGTCATCATACCGGTTGTAGACTTAGCCGTTACGAATGATGCGAGGGTTCTCCACATATCTTACAGGTACTCGCCGGACGAGGTGAGGGATACTTACGCCCGGGTGTTTGAAAGCTATTTCGGCGTGGAGAGGGACTATACATTGAAAGCGCTGGACAAGCACTTCTACATTGATTCAGTGAATCCAGCCAGTTACTCACTGTCGCACATGCGGGCCTTAACGAGGGAATTAATAGAGAGGCTTGATCCGGATATAGTCGTGTACCACGGCGTGGACGCCCTTAAGGGGGTTATTCGAGAGCAGGAGGAGTATTGGGCAATGCTCATGAACGAGCTCGTTTGGCTTAAGAACATGGGTAAGCTTGTAATACGATACGCCTCCAGAGTCGATCCGTATTGGACCAGAATGAACGAGGCCCTATCCGACATAGTCGTCCGGGCCTACTATAGGCGTGAGGGCGTTCACTTGAAGCCCGTATTCTATATATGGAGACGTGGGATGAACCCAACTATATTCGATTATACTGAGAGGGATTCCGAGAAAGCGACTTTGGAGCTTAAGGAACTGGCTAAAATGGTTAGGGAGGATGCCAGCGCGGGGGTGAAAGGATGACTAGGCTGAGGGGAAACAAGGTACAGGATAGCATTAGAAGCTACGCCAGGAACGTCGCTCCCGGGCTATTCTACTTACTGGACTTGTACTGCCTTAAACTCACGGGGAGGGACTGCGTGACACTCCTGCTGGACGAGCCCGAGACCCTCAGGGAAATCATTGCGGGGATATACGGTTCATCGCCAGCGGTTAGAGTGATTGCAAGGATGTTGCTCCATCCCTTGAAACTGGAGATAAATGTTGACAAGTCTGTGGATGAGTTGGTTGAGCTGTTCATGAACAACCCCGTGGAACTGCGTAGAGTGCTGTATGAGCATGCATGATCACGTAAGCGGTCCACGCATGCATTCATCCACCAACACCTTCATCACTATTCAAGCATGCTTCATAGTAGGGGGTTGTGCTGCAAGCCACGGCCTGTCAAAAGAGCGGGTCTAGGTTGTGATGAGCGTGTTGACGCTTATCCCTCGAAGACTGCTTTGAGGACTCTTAGTATGTTTTCATGCGCTATCTTCTTAACGTCCCCCTCTGAAAACCCTCTCTCCATGAGTCTAGCGTAGAGTGCCGGCAACTTATCTATGCTTTCAAAGCCTTCAGGTGCTGGCAGTCCGAACAGTCCAAGAAAGTCCGTGCCTACCGCGAGCATGTGGACTCCGTAGGTTTCACGGACGTATGTGAAGTGCTCCACGACATCATCTAGCGTTGCTTTAGGCTTAGCCGATGTGAGGGGTCCTATAGCTGAGATGCCGATCACCCCTCCGTTTCTGTGAAGGGCTTCCAGCACGTCATCACCGACATTCCTCGACTTATCCACGAGCCTCCTGACGTTCGCGTGACTCACGATCACGGGCTTCCTGCTCACTGTGAGAACGTCTAAGGATGTCCTCCCACTGGCGTGGGCTAAGTCCACTACGATCCCGAGCTTATTGGCTGTCCTGACTAACTCCTCGCCCTCGCCCGTCAGCCCTACGTCCTTCCTGACCGCACACCCGCATCCGTACTTGTTCTGATAGTTCCAAGTCAACCCCAAACTCCTGAGTCCAAGCTTCTTAAGGAGGACTAGGTCGTAGGGATCGTCAATCGGCTCCGCCCCCTCTAGATGTAGGAGGAAACACAGGCCCTCACCCCGCAGGCATCCCTCAACGTCAGAGAGCTTCTCCACTATCTTAACGCCGTAGACCTCGGCCATCCTGTGGTAGATTGAGAAGTGCTCTAGGAGGAGAGCTTGAGGTGCCCTGTACTTCATCGCCGGAAGCCACCTACCGTAGAGCTTCTCGAGGGCGCTGGACTCCTCCGGGCTGAAGCTCTCAGTGCAGAGGAACATCGCGGCGAAGACGACGCGGACGTTCGCCCTCCCGTACTTAGGTATGTCCGCTGTACGGCCCGCTACGTCCTCCCCGAAGTCTCCGAGCGGTGAGTCACCGCCGTGGTGGAGGTAGTGAGCCGACACGTCTTCGTGAAGATCCACGGTAGGAGGTAGGGAAGTAAGTGACGTATGCCACATCCCACTCAAACCTCTCAGTGAGATTACGGCCCACCGCCTTTATATTTCACCCAGTCCTCCACCGCTATCCCCTGTTTTAGGTTGGCTCGCTACGCCCCTGCTGGTGTGGTTGGTGGTTTGGGAAATTGAAGCGGCTGAAGACCCTGCAGTTGATGAGGGCCAGTGCAGGGATCTGCTTGGAATGCCTCTGAATGGTGGGCCTTCGGTCGTAGCTGTTAAGCACTACCCCCAGACGGCTTGTGGTCAGGCTGGTTTCCGTGCACGTTGTTCCTCACGATCTCATCCATCTCCTCCCCTATCTCCCTTGACCTCCTGCACGAGGACTCGACGACCTCCATCAGCCCCGCCTTGATCCCCTCGGTCTCAAGTATCTTCAGCCCTCTTATCGTGGCGCCTGCCGGGGTCGTCACCTCGTCCCTGATCTCAGCCGGGTGGGCCTTCAACTCCTTAAGCAGTCTGGCGGTTCCCTCGATCATGTCCAGCACCACCCTGTACGCGAGGTCCCTGGGCATTCCGGAGGCCACGGCACCCAGGACGAGGCCGTCTATCACCTCGGCCATGAACGCGGGGCCGCTGCCTATCAGGCTCGTCCACACATCCATATACTCCTCGGA
This portion of the Zestosphaera sp. genome encodes:
- a CDS encoding aspartate aminotransferase family protein codes for the protein MSDPYLDLRGRYVMRGVAVYHPITVERGENALLYDVNGRAYIDFTSGIGVTSLGHANPELVKAAEEQLRKLWHVCFMVANYRPYVELAEKLAKIAPGPSEKQVLLQNSGSEATENAIKIARQVTGRPVVVSYENSFHGRGTYGYALATTGKHKPYKVGLEPLIPGVEFVPYPYCYRCPLKHEHPECGLACLDYIVKWLTHVRTPPERVAAFIMEMIQGEGGFIVPPPDYVRELKKFLEAHEILLIDDEVQSGWARTGRWWAVEHFGVEPDVMITAKAMANGLPLSAVVGRKEIMERTYPGSFGGTYGGNPVSCAVALKVIEIMIRDKLVERAERLGRVIRRRLDEMHERYELVGDVRGLGVMLSMELVRNHRTKEPAVEETSKLISKAREKGLLLLRAGLLLNVVRLHPPLTIEEELLHKGLDILEDSLKEVVTG
- a CDS encoding succinylglutamate desuccinylase/aspartoacylase family protein, which codes for MSSRSLDLPGLRLKHYVFGSRRSPRVLITAAIHGDEVTGVYVAYKLIEYLRLRDGVEGAVTVVPVVNVLGFNARTRFNPVDYVDMNRVFPEGAGSTVTRKVVKFVWELASSSDYVLDLHCAGLNSYQYVLALHREFPRVREFTDLIPWDVVVESAGTRGQLFVEAAHSGIPAAIIETVGGDGYYSEEWGETLFRVALGTLAGLGVVSGNGPAARPTGKTYYGKLVQVRASAEGFPKPAVEPGAHIRKGDILTWIGGTPVHSSATGRLIRVERGVYVFSDDGVASIAPTEENQPLRIEDPLQMS
- a CDS encoding ATPase domain-containing protein, which encodes MDYSLTTGSGELDALIGGLLPRSMVLVVGHPGAGKTTLASQICYANTLRGKKCLYVTFYEDKDKLFRNMSRLGINLSEAESKGLLSYVKLPTISVDEMLKVMTELLTRGSYDVVVIDSINPTLELSEPKEAQRAVLLNFFYQLVNIINGLLIVSAEIPLGRESLNLGSVEFVADAIIYLKHRVTYGSLSRVLEIRKIRGAPLSIVEFPFSIVEGKGLKVYIPPRLERVIAGKGETFKTTLSAIPELVGPINRGDLVFISNPPHGRTPLVIIPVVDLAVTNDARVLHISYRYSPDEVRDTYARVFESYFGVERDYTLKALDKHFYIDSVNPASYSLSHMRALTRELIERLDPDIVVYHGVDALKGVIREQEEYWAMLMNELVWLKNMGKLVIRYASRVDPYWTRMNEALSDIVVRAYYRREGVHLKPVFYIWRRGMNPTIFDYTERDSEKATLELKELAKMVREDASAGVKG
- a CDS encoding membrane dipeptidase encodes the protein MWHTSLTSLPPTVDLHEDVSAHYLHHGGDSPLGDFGEDVAGRTADIPKYGRANVRVVFAAMFLCTESFSPEESSALEKLYGRWLPAMKYRAPQALLLEHFSIYHRMAEVYGVKIVEKLSDVEGCLRGEGLCFLLHLEGAEPIDDPYDLVLLKKLGLRSLGLTWNYQNKYGCGCAVRKDVGLTGEGEELVRTANKLGIVVDLAHASGRTSLDVLTVSRKPVIVSHANVRRLVDKSRNVGDDVLEALHRNGGVIGISAIGPLTSAKPKATLDDVVEHFTYVRETYGVHMLAVGTDFLGLFGLPAPEGFESIDKLPALYARLMERGFSEGDVKKIAHENILRVLKAVFEG